The sequence CTCGCGCGCGCCGTGGAGCCAGCACCCCGACGCGTCCCGGGTGGCGTCGAACCGCGCGCCGAGCAGGCCCGCCGTCGTGTCGTCGATGCGGATCGCCGCCGGATGGAGGGGCTCGCGGCTGCCCTGGACGAGCTGCACGAGGCGATCGATCACCGCGCCGACCGGCAGCCGCGCCGCGACCTCGGCGCGGCCGGTGACGAGCGAGAGGCGGGCGCCGCCGAGCAGCTCCCTGAGCGAGAGGGCGCAGCGGGCCGCCTGCGCCGCGAGGTCCGTGGGCGCGGCCGAGCCCGAGAGCGTCACGAGCAGCCACCGCGCCTCCAGGAGCTCGATCCGGCCGCGGTGGCGCTCGACGATCTCGCGGATCGCCCGCGCCCTCGCCTCGTCCTCGACGTCGGAGAGCGTCGCCGCCGCGTCGGCCTGGCCCTCCCGGGCGAGGAGGAGGCACATGACCTTCCGCTCGCTGGTCGTGATCTCGCGGCCGCGCTGCGCCGGCGGGTGGGACGACGGGGGCTGCAGCGACGGCGGGCCCGCGTCGAGGCGGGGATCCAGCGCCTCCGCGGCGAGCGCCGCCGCGACGACGCCCGCGTCGCGCGGCCGGGACTCCCGCGCCTTCGACAGCATCCGCGCGACGAGCCGGTCGAGCCAGGCCGGGACGTCGTCGCGGAGCTCCCTGAGCCGCGGCGGCTCCTCGAGGAGGACCTTCATGAGCACCGAGAGCGGGTCGCTGCCGTCGAACGCGGCGCGCCCGGTGACGCACTCGAAGAGCACGCTGCCGAGCGCGAACACGTCGGCGCGCGCGTCGATCTGCGGCTCGCCGCGGGCCTGCTCCGGGGCCATGTACTGGGGCGTGCCGCGGATGTCGCCGAGCGTCGGGAACTCCTCTTCATCCCCGGAGAAGCGCGAGACGCCGAAATCGATGAGGCGGACGCGCTGGAGGTCGCCGCCCTCGAGGATGAGGTTCTCCGGCTTCACGTCGCAGTGCACGAACCCCAGCTGGTGGACGGCGGCGAGCGTCTCGGCGATGCGCGCGGCGAGCGTGGAGGCCTCGGCGAGCGTGAGCGGGCCGCGATCGAGCCGCTCCGAGAGGGTCTCGCCGTCGAGCCACTCCATCGCGAGGTAGAGCCGGCCCCCGCCCGTCGCTCCGTGCGCGACGTAACGGGCGACGCCGGGGATCGCGAGCGTCGCGAGGGCGAGATGCTCGCGCGCGAGGGCGCTCAGCGACGCCGTGGCAGCTGTCTGGAGGAGCTTGAGCGCGACGAGCTCGCCAGACCGGAGGTCGCGCGCGCGGTACACGCGCGCCGTCGCGCCCGAGGCGGCGTGCTCCTCGATCTCGAACCGGTCGTCGACGACCTCTCCTGCCTGCATCGAGCTGACGCGCTCCTGGCGGGCGCTCTGCCGCTATTGCACAGCGTGCCAGCGGCGCGCGCCGTCCGTCCACTGTCACCTCGCTCGACGTCGCGCGGCGTGCGTGCCGGCTCACCGCGGCCGATCACCGCGCGGGGACGCATGTCGCGGCGCAGGCGCTCGCGTCGGCGCGGCGCACACGCTGGCGCACCGGCGCGCCTCGCCGCCTCACCTACCTGTCGCGCTGCGCGCCCGTGTCAGGGGGCGCTTCGCCTGCATCCGCGTCGCCTGCGCGCCGCCGCAGCACCACGTAGCGGAGGTGCGGGACGCCGCTCACCGCCACCGGAGCGAACGCGTCGCCAGCGCCGGGCAGGCGCGCGACGCGCTGCTCCACGCCGCGCGCGAACCGCGATGCGGTCCACGGCGACGCGGGCGCCTCGCCCTCGGCGAGCAGCAGCACCAGCGCGTCCACCCGGCGCGCGTCCAGCAGCGCCCCGGGGATCCGCTTCGTGGTGTGCCCGCCGGGCAGCGCCGCGATCGCCGGATCCGTGACCCCCGCGAGATCGACGAGGGTCGCGCCCGTCGCCGCCCCGAGCCAGCCGATGTCGAGGGCCGCGACGACCTCCGCCCCGGCGAGCGCGCCGCGGAGCTCCTCGACGACGCGCAGCCGGTCGCTGCCCACCCGCGCGGCGGTCGGCCCGACCCGGACCATCACGAAGAGCTCCCCCGCGAGCGCGAGCGCGAGCCGGAGCGCCGTGGCGCGCGCGTCGGCCACCGAGGCGACGTGGGCCGCCGCGAGCACCACGGCGGGCAGCGCCGGGACGACGAGCCGCGAGAGCGGCATCCAGTCGCCGCCCGCCGCCGCGACCGCGAGGAAGTGCACCGCGACCGCCGCGAGCAGCCCGCGCGGCCACGCGGGGAGCGCGCGCCACGCGGCCGGCGCGATCAGCGCCACCGGCCCGGTCAGGAGGAAGCACGCGAGCGCGTACCGGGCCCCGAGCGCCGCGTCCGGCGCCTTCGCCAGCGCAGAGAGCGGCGCGGCCCGCCCGAAGATGGAGAGGCGCGCCGCCGCCACGGCGACGAAAGGGAGGCCCGCGAGCGCGAGCGCGGCGAGCGCTCGGGCCCACGCGGGCCGCGGCGGCGCGTTCCCTGCGGCGTCGCGGCGCGGCGCCGCCTGGGCCGAGAGCGCGACGATGAGCGCGAACGGCAGGAGCTCCGGCCGGAGGGCCGCCGCGGCCCCGGCGCAGGCCGCGCCGGCGAGCGCGCCGCCGAGCGCTGGCAGCGCGACGGCGAGCGCCCCGAGCGCCGCGACGACGCCCGTCTCCATGCCGGCCACGCTCCAGGCGGCGAGCGGCGCCGACGCTGGCACGAGCGCAAGCGCCGCGAACCGCGCGGGCCGGGCGGACGCCCGATCGACCGCGAGCGCCAGGACGCCGGCGGCGAGCGTCCACGCGAGGGCGCCGAGCGCCTTCGCGGCCGCGAGCGCGGCGAGCGGCCCGCCGGCCGCGAACGGCGCCAGCACGAACGCCCACCCGAGCGGCGTCACGCCGTCGGTCACCGGCCCGGCCGCGTTGAAGCGGTAGCCCAGCCCCCGAGCGAGGTGGTGCGCATAACGCGCCGTGATCAGGGCATCGTCGACCGTGAACCCCGAGAGCGCGAGCGCCGGGAGCAGCGCCGAGAGCGCGCCGGCGAGCGCAATGAGCAGCGAACGCTCCCGCCGCGTCACGCCGCCTGTGCGTCCGCGCGGCACTCCGATGGACACGAGGCGGAGGCGCCCGCGCTGGACAGCAGCCCGCGCCGCTCCGCGCGATCTCCATCGAGGACGCACCGACAGCGGAGCAAGCGCTCAGGGTGGACGGCCATCAGCACGCAGCGATCCTGTGACAGGCGCACGAAGGACGCAATTGCGCTCGCCTGCTCGCAATCATGCGAGCAGGCGAGATGCGAGATGCGACCACGCGGACGCGCGGGCACGTGCGCGAACGTCGCGAACACCTGGGCTCGCCGCGGGGCGCACGCCTCGGACAGCGGCAGCGCCGCTGCGCCTGGTGGCAGCCATGCGCCCTCGTGGACGGTATAGTTCCCCGCATGGCACTTCCTGCCGCGCTCCTGGCCGCCGTCGAGCGGCATTCGTGTTTTACCGGCTGCTATCGCAGCGAATCGGAAGTCCAGGTCTGCATCGATCCGGCGCAGGCGCTCGCGCCGACGGTGCCTGTCTGTTGCAGCGATTGCCTGAACTTCCACCCGGCGGCGCTCGTGAGCCTCTTGCCCCTCGGCATGACGTCGTACGCGCTCGCGAACGCGCTGACGACACACGTGCGCTCGCTGCGGGGGTACAAGTGGGCGACCGGCGGCTATCACACCGCGGGCACCGGCTTCTGGCTCAACGCCGCCTACTACGGCAATGGCCTCTTCCTGGTCGACGCCGCGCGCAACCGCAACGCGAGGACGGACGTCGACATGCTGATCGAGGCCTTCCAGCACGGGATCGTGCAGCCAGAGGACCCGCGCATGCTCGATCCGGCGCTCTACACGATCGAGCTCGCCTACATCAACATGTCGCGGCCCATCCTGCCGGTCCGCAACAAGCAGGATCTCCTGGCGTCGCCGCAGCGCAGCGCCACGCCGAGGCAGGGGTTCTCGCGGGTGTCGATCGTGGAGTTCCAGCCGCTCGCCGTCGCGGGGACGTCCCCTTCCGCGCAGCCGGCGAAGCCGGCGCCGCAGCCCCGGGAGCTCAAGCTCGGCGAGACGTGCCCGACGTGCGGCGCCGCCGTGATGGAGCGACCGCTGTTCTCGGGCACGTTCGTGGGCTGCCTCTGCTGAGGGCGCGCCGCGGGCCACGTCGACGACCGGCTCGACGACCGGCTCGACGACCGGCTCGACGACCGGCTCACGGCGACGGCGGCGTGGTCGCGCGCCACGCGGTCTCGCCGGTCGCCGGGTCGATCGCGCGCAGCGCAGCGCCGCTCACCGCGGCGCCGCTGACGACGTAGACGTAGGGGCCCGACGCCTTCGCCGCCGTGAGCCGGTCGCCGAGGTAGGCTGCGGCGCGCTCGTACCGCACGGCCCCGGACACCGGATCGAGGGCGATGATCCGCGGCTCGGTGCCGTTCACCACGTCGACGCCGACGACGACGGCGGCGCCGCCGCTCGAGACGAGGAACAGGTCGGGCCGCCCGCCGGAGAGCGGCGCGCGGGCGGCGAGCTCCTTCTTCCAGAGCGACTCGCTGCCGCGCCGCCCCTCGGCCGTGAGCCGCGGCGGGCCCTCGGTCGGCACGGTGAGCACGACCTCCACGCCGCCGGCCTGGACCACCTGGGGGTTCTTCTTGCGCTCCCAGAACTGCCCCGTGATCGCCGACGGTTGCGGCGCCGTCGGGCAGTCGGCCGCCGCGCCCCCTTCGAGCTTGATCCCGGTGGCCGTGCCGTCCTTCATCACCACGGTCGCGCAGCCGTTGCCCCCTGCGATCTCGTCGGGGACCCCGGGGAGGTTCGCCACCCACCGCTCCTTGCCGGTGCGGGCGTCGAGCGCGCGCAGCGCGGCGTCGCCCCCGCCCGCGAGCACCATGTTCGGGTCCGGGCAGGCGAGCGCGTCCGGCTCCTCGATCTCCCGCGAGGCCCAGATCCCCTGCCCGCTGCGCCCGTCGATGGCCACCACGCGCCCGCGGGTCTTGCCGTCCTGCCACAGCACCGGGTCGGGCGCGTCGTCGCCGTTCGCGTCCACGAAGCAGAGGGCGTCGAGCTGCGTGGAGAGCGGGCGCGCGCGCGGCGCGGGCTCCTGCGGCGGCTCGACGCGCGCGAAGAACATCACCGCGAAGCCGATCCCGACCGCAGCCATCGCCACGGCGAGGAGCACCTTCGTCGCACGGGACGGCCCCGGCGCGGGCGCGCCCTGCGGTGCAGCCGCGCCTGCGACGCCGGGGGCATCAGCGCCGCAGCGCGGGCATGCGATCCCATCATGACTTGCCTCCAGCGAGGCACCACAGCTCCTGCAGGGCCGCATCCGGGCAGTCTATCGCCGCCGGGTGCCCGTGATCGAGAGCGACCGTGCGCGGCCCGCCGGACCGGGGACTTGCCTCTGCTACTTCGCCCAGAGCACCGAGAGATCGATCTCGAGGGCCTCGAAGGGCACGGCCCGGACCCGCGCCGCGTCTCGGTGGACGGGGCCGGGCTCCCAGCCCCGGCCCGCCGCGAGCGAAAAGACCTCGAGGGTGCGCCGGATTGGATCGACGAGCCACGCATGGAGCACGCCTTCGCGCGCATAGAGGGGCATCTTCTCCGTGCGATCGACGTCCTCGGTCGACGGGCTCAGGACCTCGCAGATCCAGTCGGGAGCGAGCGGGAAGAAGGCCGTCTCGGGCAGCTCGGGCATGCGCTCGATCCGCCAGCCGGCGAGGTCGGGCACGAGCGCGTCGAACTCACCAGCCGTGTGCGGGTCGGGGAAGTGCAGCTCAGGCTCGACCAGGATGGTCCAGCCGCCGGGCCCGCCTTCGCCCAGGTCGAAGGGGCCGGACAGCTTCCCCCCAAGCCTGGACGCGGCTCGCGCATGTCGCGGCGCCGGCCGGGGGAACACGTGCAGGGTGCCGCGGACGAGCTCCGCCACCTTGTTCGACGGGACGGCTTCGAGGTCGGCGTACGTGGCGCGGGGCTGTTTCTCCGCGGGCTGGCCCATGACCGGAGCCTGCCTGGGCGCCCAGGGAGAGGCAAGTCGTGTGGCGCCACAAACCCGAGCGAGGCCGGCGCGCGTCGGCGCGCGCCCGCCCCTCCCCGCTACGGCTTCGGTATCCTCAACGTGCCGCTGACCATGGCGCTGCCGCTCACGGCATAGACCAGGCTGAGCGGGTGGAACACCCAGGGGCCGATCGCGATGGACCCGAGCCAGAGCTGCTCGTGCACGCGCTCCTTGGCGAAGAGCACCCCGAAGAGCAGCACGATGAGCAAGCTCGTGGGGATCGGCGTCCCCTCGTAGTAACGCACCTTTCCCCGCTCGTCCGACAGCTCGGCGGCCGTCACGTTGTACCGCGCGAGGCGGCTGATCCCGCAGGCGACGAAGTACACGAGGGCGGCGGCGTCCCACAGCCCGCGCAGGCCGAGCGCGAAGCCGAGCACCGCCGGCGCGACGCCGAACGAGACCACGTCGGCGAGCGAGT is a genomic window of Sorangium aterium containing:
- a CDS encoding outer membrane protein assembly factor BamB family protein, producing MAAVGIGFAVMFFARVEPPQEPAPRARPLSTQLDALCFVDANGDDAPDPVLWQDGKTRGRVVAIDGRSGQGIWASREIEEPDALACPDPNMVLAGGGDAALRALDARTGKERWVANLPGVPDEIAGGNGCATVVMKDGTATGIKLEGGAAADCPTAPQPSAITGQFWERKKNPQVVQAGGVEVVLTVPTEGPPRLTAEGRRGSESLWKKELAARAPLSGGRPDLFLVSSGGAAVVVGVDVVNGTEPRIIALDPVSGAVRYERAAAYLGDRLTAAKASGPYVYVVSGAAVSGAALRAIDPATGETAWRATTPPSP
- a CDS encoding Uma2 family endonuclease, with the translated sequence MGQPAEKQPRATYADLEAVPSNKVAELVRGTLHVFPRPAPRHARAASRLGGKLSGPFDLGEGGPGGWTILVEPELHFPDPHTAGEFDALVPDLAGWRIERMPELPETAFFPLAPDWICEVLSPSTEDVDRTEKMPLYAREGVLHAWLVDPIRRTLEVFSLAAGRGWEPGPVHRDAARVRAVPFEALEIDLSVLWAK
- a CDS encoding CDP-alcohol phosphatidyltransferase family protein, which encodes MPPDKPPHFSMLRSFVLADFVTLANAASGTLSILLCLNYVAERERIYIWVAFGLLPFALACDVLDGTIARWRRKHSPLGADLDSLADVVSFGVAPAVLGFALGLRGLWDAAALVYFVACGISRLARYNVTAAELSDERGKVRYYEGTPIPTSLLIVLLFGVLFAKERVHEQLWLGSIAIGPWVFHPLSLVYAVSGSAMVSGTLRIPKP